From one Papio anubis isolate 15944 chromosome 12, Panubis1.0, whole genome shotgun sequence genomic stretch:
- the LOC101013615 gene encoding olfactory receptor 5P2 gives MGSFSQQLLHLMDSLKDGNCTALTGFILLGLTDDPILRVILFMIILCIYLVTTSGNLGIIILIRISSQLHHPMYFFLSHLAFADMAYSSSVTPNMLVNFLVERNTISYLGCAIQLGSAAFFATVECFLLAAMAYDRFVAICSPLLYSTKMSTQVSVQLLLVAYMAGFLIAVSYTTSFYFLLFCGPNQVNHFFCDFAPLLELSCSDISVSTVVLSFSSGSIIVVTMCVIAISYIYILITIMKMRSTEGRHKAFSTCTSHLTAVTLFYGTITFIYVMPKSSYSTDQNKVVSVFYTVVIPMLNPLIYSLRNKEIKGALKRELGRKILS, from the coding sequence ATGGGTTCATTTAGTCAGCAGCTACTCCATCTCATGGATTCCCTGAAGGACGGGAACTGCACTGCTCTGACAGGGTTCATCCTATTGGGCTTAACAGATGATCCAATCCTTCGAGTCATCCTCTTCATGATCATCCTATGCATCTACCTGGTAACCACATCTGGCAATCTCGGCATAATTATTCTTATCAGAATCTCTTCTCAGCTGCATCatcctatgtatttttttctgagtcacTTGGCTTTTGCTGACATGGCCTATTCATCTTCTGTCACACCCAACATGCTTGTAAACTTCCTGGTGGAGAGAAATACAATCTCCTACCTTGGATGTGCCATCCAGCTTGGTTCAGCGGCTTTCTTTGCGACAGTCGAATGCTTCCTTTTGGCTGCCATGGCCTATGACCGCTTTGTGGCAATTTGCAGTCCTCTGCTTTATTCAACCAAAATGTCCACACAAGTCAGTGTCCAGCTACTCTTAGTAGCTTACATGGCTGGTTTTCTCATTGCTGTCTCCTATACtacttccttctattttttactCTTCTGTGGACCAAATCAAGTAAATCATTTTTTCTGTGATTTTGCTCCCTTACTTGAACTCTCTTGTTCTGATATCAGTGTCTCCACAGttgttctctcattttcttctggCTCCATCATTGTGGTCACTATGTGTGTCATAGCCATCTCCTACATCTATATCCTCATCACCATCATGAAGATGCGCTCCACTGAGGGGCGCCACAAGGCCTTCTCCACCTGCACCTCCCACCTCACTGCAGTCACTCTGTTCTATGGGACCATTACATTCATTTATGTGATGCCCAAGTCCAGCTACTCAACTGACCAGAACAAGGTGGTGTCTGTGTTCTACACGGTGGTGATTCCCATGTTGAACCCCCTGATCTACAGCCTCAGGAACAAGGAGATTAAGGGGGCTCTGAAGAGAGAGCTTGGtagaaaaatattatcttaa